In one window of Vibrio sp. JC009 DNA:
- the cpxA gene encoding envelope stress sensor histidine kinase CpxA, whose protein sequence is MRIPKVSNLYGRIFAIFWFTMFLVLLAVTSITQSDPRQTHEAQSGNIELLEEVAERIEDRFSNMSSLSYALQLIDNRYKDNNKNRRDWDKKDDDDDDKPRIYLTDLNGNLLGNYGRMQSKFIQNFVTGIDSFDKPHQRQYGRFMFAGPKPVIIANQKVLLFIGAKKELSAPFLIQILDSPVKLLLTVMLVSTPLLLWLAWALSQPARRLEQAARRVANGEFEQDPSLEKGSTEFREAGAAFNQMVLAVNGMISGNQRLLSDISHELRSPLTRLRMANALATRKQGESDELKRIDTEAERLEKMIGELLELSRMQVNSHQVREERSASDLWNDLVKDAQFEAEQVEKELTYSPIPDCKITGNPNLLMSAVENIIRNAVHYGKDTIRVNFQLKEQMLNISVEDNGEGVPEHELQEIFRPFYRVSTARDRKSGGAGLGLAITESAVRQHNGSVTASRSELGGLRVLIQLPAQ, encoded by the coding sequence ATGCGCATACCTAAGGTTTCTAACCTCTATGGCCGGATTTTTGCCATATTCTGGTTCACCATGTTTCTGGTATTGCTGGCCGTAACCAGTATCACCCAGTCGGATCCAAGGCAGACTCACGAAGCCCAAAGCGGGAACATAGAGCTGCTTGAAGAGGTAGCAGAACGTATTGAAGACAGGTTCTCAAACATGAGCAGCCTGTCCTATGCCCTGCAACTGATCGACAACCGTTATAAAGACAACAACAAAAACCGCAGAGACTGGGATAAAAAAGATGACGATGATGACGATAAACCACGCATCTATTTAACCGATCTTAACGGAAACCTGCTCGGCAACTATGGCCGTATGCAGTCCAAGTTTATCCAGAATTTTGTCACCGGAATTGACAGCTTTGATAAGCCACATCAGCGGCAATACGGCAGGTTTATGTTTGCCGGTCCCAAACCAGTGATCATTGCCAATCAGAAAGTGCTGCTGTTTATCGGAGCTAAAAAGGAACTGTCTGCCCCCTTCCTGATTCAGATTTTAGATAGTCCGGTAAAACTGCTGCTCACTGTAATGCTGGTCAGTACACCATTGCTGCTCTGGTTAGCCTGGGCGCTTAGCCAGCCAGCCAGAAGGCTGGAGCAAGCAGCCCGACGCGTTGCAAACGGCGAGTTTGAACAGGATCCGTCACTGGAAAAAGGCAGCACAGAGTTTCGTGAGGCAGGCGCCGCCTTTAACCAGATGGTGCTAGCGGTGAATGGCATGATCTCCGGAAATCAGCGCCTGCTGTCTGATATCTCCCACGAACTCAGATCTCCGCTCACCCGGCTTCGCATGGCAAATGCCCTGGCGACCCGGAAGCAGGGTGAAAGCGATGAACTAAAACGCATTGATACCGAAGCTGAACGTCTGGAAAAAATGATTGGAGAGCTGCTGGAGCTTTCACGTATGCAGGTGAACAGCCATCAGGTCCGTGAAGAACGTTCTGCTTCAGACCTCTGGAATGATCTGGTTAAGGACGCACAGTTCGAAGCTGAGCAGGTGGAAAAAGAGCTCACCTACAGCCCGATTCCCGACTGTAAGATCACAGGTAACCCTAACCTGCTGATGAGCGCCGTGGAGAATATTATCCGCAATGCGGTTCACTACGGAAAGGACACTATCCGGGTTAACTTCCAGCTAAAAGAGCAGATGCTGAATATCTCTGTCGAAGACAACGGCGAAGGCGTGCCCGAACATGAACTGCAGGAAATCTTCCGCCCTTTCTACCGGGTATCCACCGCCCGCGACCGGAAATCCGGAGGTGCAGGCTTAGGTCTTGCGATCACCGAAAGCGCAGTACGCCAGCACAATGGCAGCGTAACCGCATCCAGAAGCGAACTGGGCGGCCTGCGGGTACTTATCCAGCTACCGGCTCAGTAA
- the trmL gene encoding tRNA (uridine(34)/cytosine(34)/5-carboxymethylaminomethyluridine(34)-2'-O)-methyltransferase TrmL, with amino-acid sequence MLDIALYEPEIAPNTGNIIRLCANCGANLHLIEPLGFDLEEKKVRRAGLDYHDLARVKRHKNLQAFIDYLENEREGEYRLFACTTKTTGHHVDAEFRKSDVLLFGPETRGLPAELIESLPMEQRIRIPMVPDSRSLNLSNAVAIIAFEAWRQLGFEGAV; translated from the coding sequence ATGCTTGATATCGCGCTTTACGAACCAGAAATTGCTCCTAACACAGGCAATATAATCCGACTCTGTGCAAACTGTGGAGCGAACCTTCATCTTATTGAGCCTCTTGGCTTTGACCTTGAAGAGAAAAAAGTGCGCAGAGCTGGTCTTGATTACCACGATCTGGCAAGGGTAAAACGTCACAAAAACCTGCAGGCTTTCATTGATTATCTGGAAAATGAACGTGAAGGAGAGTATCGCCTCTTTGCCTGTACCACCAAAACCACAGGCCATCATGTGGACGCAGAGTTTAGAAAAAGCGATGTGCTTCTGTTTGGTCCGGAAACCAGAGGTTTACCAGCAGAGCTAATTGAAAGCCTGCCAATGGAACAACGAATCCGTATCCCAATGGTACCGGACAGCAGGAGCCTGAACCTTTCAAATGCGGTAGCGATTATTGCTTTTGAAGCCTGGAGACAATTGGGGTTTGAGGGAGCAGTATAA
- a CDS encoding CpxP family protein codes for MKTVKKIVLAAAVLPLALGTASAYAFGGKQGGGKGFNDFGGKCGGFDRGALRQLDLTDEQEDQLKALRDAKREQRKADRGTRMADRMAAMQGLNTEVQDLVLAADFDEEQAKALAAKMVEKQSERQVEMLKARHDMMSILTDEQKAELKEIQAERMQECTERMNDRMNRN; via the coding sequence ATGAAAACTGTTAAGAAAATCGTATTGGCTGCTGCTGTTCTTCCTCTGGCTCTAGGTACTGCAAGTGCTTACGCATTTGGCGGCAAGCAGGGTGGCGGTAAAGGTTTTAATGACTTCGGTGGTAAGTGTGGTGGTTTTGACAGAGGTGCTCTTCGTCAGTTAGACCTGACAGATGAGCAGGAAGACCAACTGAAAGCACTACGTGATGCAAAGCGTGAGCAAAGAAAAGCTGACCGTGGCACTCGTATGGCAGACCGTATGGCTGCAATGCAGGGCTTAAATACCGAGGTACAGGATCTGGTTCTGGCTGCTGATTTTGACGAAGAGCAGGCTAAGGCTCTTGCCGCTAAGATGGTAGAAAAACAGTCTGAGCGCCAGGTAGAAATGCTGAAAGCACGCCATGACATGATGAGCATTCTGACGGATGAGCAGAAGGCTGAGCTAAAAGAGATTCAGGCTGAGCGCATGCAGGAATGTACAGAGCGTATGAATGATCGTATGAACCGCAACTAA
- the glpX gene encoding class II fructose-bisphosphatase yields the protein MKRDLAMAFSRVTEGAALAGYKWLGRGDKNAADGAAVEVMRTLLNKTEISGEIVIGEGEIDDAPMLYIGESVGKGGDAVDIAVDPIEGTRMTAMGQANALAVLAAGEKGSFLKAPDMYMEKLVVGPGAKGCIDLHLPLAENLKNIAKALNKTLDTLVVITLAKPRHDEVIAEMQAMGVRVFAVPDGDVAASILTCMPDSEVDVMYCIGGAPEGVVSAAVIRALDGDMHGRLLPRHEVKGDTEENRKYGEQELERCKEMGVEANLVLKMEDMARSDNVVFSATGITKGDLLDGISRQGNIATTETLLIRGRCRTIRRIKSTHYLDRKDREVRDIIL from the coding sequence ATGAAACGCGATTTAGCGATGGCTTTTTCACGAGTGACTGAAGGCGCTGCTCTGGCAGGTTATAAATGGCTTGGCCGCGGTGACAAAAACGCTGCAGACGGCGCAGCTGTTGAAGTAATGCGTACCCTGCTGAACAAAACTGAGATCAGCGGAGAGATCGTTATCGGCGAAGGCGAGATCGACGACGCACCTATGCTTTACATTGGCGAAAGCGTTGGTAAAGGCGGTGATGCAGTGGATATCGCGGTTGACCCAATCGAAGGCACCCGCATGACTGCAATGGGTCAGGCAAATGCTCTGGCTGTGCTTGCAGCAGGCGAAAAAGGCAGCTTCCTGAAAGCGCCTGATATGTACATGGAAAAGCTGGTTGTGGGTCCTGGAGCAAAAGGCTGTATTGACCTGCACCTTCCTCTTGCAGAGAACCTGAAAAACATCGCTAAGGCGCTAAATAAAACTCTGGATACCCTGGTGGTTATCACCCTTGCTAAACCACGTCACGACGAGGTTATCGCAGAAATGCAGGCGATGGGTGTTCGCGTATTTGCTGTGCCGGACGGTGACGTTGCTGCATCGATCCTGACCTGTATGCCAGACAGCGAAGTTGACGTTATGTACTGCATCGGTGGTGCACCTGAAGGCGTTGTTTCTGCTGCGGTTATCCGTGCACTGGACGGTGATATGCATGGCCGTCTTCTTCCGAGACACGAAGTGAAAGGCGATACAGAAGAAAACCGCAAGTACGGTGAACAAGAGCTGGAACGTTGTAAAGAGATGGGCGTTGAAGCCAATCTGGTTCTGAAAATGGAAGATATGGCTCGCAGCGACAATGTTGTGTTCTCTGCAACCGGTATCACCAAAGGTGATCTGCTGGATGGTATTTCACGCCAGGGCAATATCGCAACAACGGAAACCCTGCTGATCCGTGGCCGCTGCCGTACCATCCGCCGCATCAAGTCAACTCACTACCTTGATCGTAAAGACAGAGAAGTAAGAGATATCATCCTGTAA
- the zapB gene encoding cell division protein ZapB codes for MSLEVLEQLEAKVQTAVDTITLLQMELDELKEKNGQLEAEANSLKEGREDLERQNQQMREEHDAWQERIRTLLGKMENVE; via the coding sequence ATGTCGCTAGAAGTGCTAGAACAACTAGAAGCAAAAGTTCAGACTGCAGTTGATACTATTACTCTTCTTCAGATGGAACTGGATGAGTTAAAAGAGAAGAACGGACAACTGGAAGCGGAAGCAAACTCTCTGAAAGAAGGCCGCGAAGATCTGGAACGTCAGAACCAGCAGATGCGCGAAGAGCACGATGCATGGCAGGAGCGCATCCGCACGCTGCTGGGCAAAATGGAAAATGTTGAATAA
- a CDS encoding DUF805 domain-containing protein, with protein sequence MSLAELLFSFNGRIGRRKFWLWNASYYLIILAVASIVGKLMPELAKYVFTVLLIVLIIPDLAVTAKRWHDRNKSNKWLLLNIPLILGRMMFPAAGAVAEASPLQAGISLSALVAGAWILVECGFLKGDPTDNDYGQPDV encoded by the coding sequence ATGTCTTTAGCTGAATTACTTTTCTCGTTTAATGGCCGTATAGGGCGTCGTAAGTTCTGGCTGTGGAATGCGTCTTACTATCTGATTATTCTTGCGGTTGCGTCGATTGTCGGAAAACTGATGCCGGAGTTGGCGAAGTATGTGTTTACTGTGCTGCTGATTGTGTTGATTATTCCTGATCTGGCGGTAACGGCAAAACGCTGGCATGACAGAAATAAGTCTAACAAGTGGCTGCTGCTTAATATTCCTTTGATTCTGGGCCGGATGATGTTTCCTGCGGCTGGAGCGGTTGCAGAGGCGAGTCCGTTACAGGCCGGCATTTCATTATCGGCATTAGTCGCCGGCGCCTGGATTCTGGTCGAGTGTGGCTTTCTGAAGGGGGACCCAACCGACAATGACTACGGCCAACCCGACGTTTAA
- the fieF gene encoding CDF family cation-efflux transporter FieF (FieF, a metal efflux transporter, is a member of the CDF (cation diffusion facilitator) family of transporters.), protein MKDEYARLVSLAAWLATGVASILLISKVGVWWVTGSVSLLASVIDSVLDIGASVVNLFVVRYALQPADEEHTFGHGKAESLAALAQTMFISGSACFLILSGIDRFFRPHELASPEYGIYVSLFAMVLTFGLVLFQKYVVRKTGSQAIAADSLHYQTDLYMNVAIMIALGLSYFGVKQADPVFAIGIGLFILVSAFKMIKEAIQSLLDRQLPESELETIRTHVVSVEGVLGVHQLRTRKSGPVRFIQLHLELDDHIPLIKAHKISDEVEDLLMEIFPHSDVQIHQDPVSVVYGTEKGQKELGW, encoded by the coding sequence ATGAAAGATGAATACGCGCGTTTAGTCTCTTTAGCCGCGTGGCTTGCAACCGGGGTTGCATCAATACTGCTTATTTCAAAAGTCGGCGTCTGGTGGGTGACGGGTTCAGTCAGCTTGCTGGCATCGGTTATTGATTCTGTTCTGGATATCGGCGCTTCGGTGGTTAACCTGTTTGTTGTGCGTTATGCGCTTCAGCCAGCCGATGAAGAGCATACTTTTGGTCACGGAAAGGCCGAATCTCTGGCGGCGCTTGCCCAGACCATGTTTATCTCCGGCTCAGCCTGTTTCCTTATTTTAAGCGGTATCGACCGCTTCTTCAGACCTCATGAACTTGCTTCTCCTGAGTACGGTATTTATGTCAGCTTGTTCGCTATGGTGCTGACTTTCGGCCTTGTCCTGTTCCAGAAATATGTTGTGCGTAAAACGGGCAGCCAGGCGATTGCTGCGGATTCTCTGCATTATCAGACCGACCTGTATATGAACGTCGCGATTATGATTGCGCTTGGTTTGAGCTACTTTGGCGTGAAGCAGGCTGACCCTGTGTTCGCTATCGGTATTGGTCTGTTTATCCTGGTCAGCGCTTTTAAAATGATCAAAGAAGCGATTCAGTCTTTGCTGGACCGCCAGCTTCCGGAATCTGAGCTTGAAACCATCAGAACACATGTGGTCTCTGTGGAAGGCGTTCTGGGGGTACATCAGCTTCGTACCAGAAAATCCGGGCCTGTGCGCTTTATTCAGCTTCATCTGGAGCTCGATGATCATATTCCGCTGATAAAAGCACATAAGATCTCTGATGAAGTGGAAGATCTTTTGATGGAAATTTTCCCTCATTCGGATGTGCAGATACATCAGGATCCTGTATCTGTTGTCTATGGTACAGAGAAAGGACAGAAGGAATTAGGCTGGTAA
- the tpiA gene encoding triose-phosphate isomerase has product MRQPVVMGNWKLNGSKEMVTELLNGLKAELAGVTGVDVAIAPPALYIDLAERLIEGTDIILGAQNTDVNNKGAFTGDMSPEMLKDFGASHIIIGHSERRDYHNESDEYVAKKFAFLKENGLKPVFCIGESEAQNEAGETEAVCARQINAVIDAYGVEALNGAIIAYEPIWAIGTGKAATAEDAQRIHASIRALIAAKDAAVAEQVIIQYGGSVKPENAEAYFAQPDIDGALVGGASLDAKGFAAIAKAAAKAKA; this is encoded by the coding sequence ATGCGTCAACCTGTAGTGATGGGTAACTGGAAACTAAACGGCAGCAAAGAAATGGTTACTGAGCTGCTAAACGGACTTAAAGCAGAGCTAGCTGGCGTAACTGGCGTTGACGTGGCAATTGCTCCACCTGCACTGTACATTGACCTTGCAGAGCGTCTAATCGAAGGTACTGACATCATCCTTGGTGCTCAGAACACTGACGTAAACAACAAAGGTGCTTTCACTGGCGACATGTCTCCAGAAATGCTGAAAGACTTCGGTGCTTCTCACATCATCATCGGCCACTCTGAGCGTCGTGACTACCACAACGAATCAGACGAGTACGTTGCTAAGAAATTCGCTTTCCTAAAAGAAAACGGTCTTAAGCCTGTATTCTGTATCGGTGAATCTGAAGCTCAGAACGAAGCTGGTGAAACTGAAGCAGTATGTGCACGTCAAATCAACGCAGTTATCGACGCTTACGGTGTTGAAGCTCTGAACGGCGCTATCATCGCTTACGAACCAATCTGGGCTATCGGTACTGGTAAAGCAGCAACTGCAGAAGACGCACAGCGTATCCACGCTTCTATCCGTGCTCTAATCGCAGCGAAAGACGCAGCAGTAGCAGAGCAAGTAATCATCCAGTACGGCGGTTCTGTTAAACCAGAAAACGCTGAAGCTTACTTCGCACAACCAGACATCGACGGCGCTCTAGTTGGCGGTGCATCTCTGGACGCTAAGGGCTTCGCAGCAATCGCTAAAGCGGCTGCTAAAGCTAAGGCTTAA
- a CDS encoding metalloregulator ArsR/SmtB family transcription factor: MKTIDIILEKIKREGAITAKKLSEDLSMTTMGARQHLQSLEDEGLVKFYDLKVKVGRPTRHWSLTGKGHAQFADKHSDLTVQIIESVENLFGEEGLEKVAADREAKTLSRYAEHFNPSQSLQEKVSALAMLREQDGYMIELKQEENGFILIENHCPICKAAQHTPRLCQSELNVFHSLLGQDVSITRTEHIVNGEQRCAYKIEPLHN; encoded by the coding sequence GTGAAAACCATAGATATCATCCTTGAGAAAATAAAGCGCGAAGGCGCCATCACAGCCAAAAAACTCTCTGAAGACCTCTCTATGACAACTATGGGAGCCAGGCAGCACTTACAGTCGCTGGAAGATGAAGGTCTGGTCAAATTCTACGATCTGAAAGTCAAAGTGGGCAGGCCAACCAGACACTGGTCACTGACAGGCAAAGGACACGCCCAGTTTGCCGATAAGCATTCGGATTTAACGGTTCAGATCATCGAGTCAGTAGAAAACCTGTTTGGCGAAGAAGGCCTTGAAAAGGTAGCTGCAGACAGGGAAGCTAAAACACTTTCCCGCTACGCTGAGCACTTTAATCCATCCCAGTCACTACAGGAAAAAGTCTCTGCTCTGGCCATGCTCAGAGAACAGGACGGCTATATGATAGAGCTAAAACAAGAGGAAAATGGGTTCATTTTAATAGAAAACCACTGCCCGATTTGTAAAGCAGCTCAGCATACTCCACGGCTCTGCCAGTCGGAGCTAAACGTATTTCATTCTCTTTTAGGTCAGGATGTTAGCATCACCAGAACCGAACATATTGTTAATGGTGAGCAGCGCTGCGCTTATAAAATAGAGCCTTTGCACAACTAA
- the pfkA gene encoding 6-phosphofructokinase, giving the protein MIKKIGVLTSGGDAPGMNAAIRGVVRTALSAGLEVYGVYDGYQGLYENRIEKLDRSSVSDVINRGGTFLGSARFPEFKEVSIREKAIENLNAHGIEALVVIGGDGSYMGAKKLTEMGYPCVGLPGTIDNDIAGTDYTIGYLTALNTVIDNIDRLRDTSSSHQRISIVEIMGRHCGDLTLMSSIAGGCEYIITPEKSWSKEDLIDSLLEGLQKGKKHAIIALTELMMDANELAKEIEEATGRETRATVLGHIQRGGRPTAFDRVLASRMGNYAVHLLMEGHGGRCVGIQKEELVHHDIIDAIENMRRPVREDLYQVAEELF; this is encoded by the coding sequence ATGATTAAGAAGATCGGTGTTTTGACAAGTGGCGGTGACGCACCTGGTATGAACGCAGCAATTCGTGGCGTAGTTCGTACTGCACTTTCTGCAGGTCTGGAGGTATACGGTGTTTATGACGGTTACCAAGGGCTATATGAAAACCGTATCGAGAAACTGGATCGTTCAAGCGTATCTGACGTAATTAACCGTGGCGGTACTTTCCTTGGCTCTGCGCGTTTCCCGGAGTTCAAAGAAGTTTCTATCCGTGAAAAAGCGATTGAAAACCTGAATGCGCACGGCATCGAAGCACTTGTTGTTATCGGTGGTGACGGTTCTTACATGGGTGCTAAGAAGCTGACTGAGATGGGTTACCCATGTGTTGGCCTACCGGGCACAATCGATAACGATATCGCGGGTACTGACTACACAATCGGTTACCTGACTGCACTTAACACAGTTATCGACAACATTGACCGTCTGCGTGACACTTCTTCTTCACACCAGCGTATCTCTATTGTTGAAATCATGGGCCGTCACTGTGGTGACCTGACTCTGATGTCTTCAATTGCTGGTGGTTGTGAGTACATCATTACTCCTGAAAAGTCATGGAGTAAGGAAGACCTGATCGACAGCCTGCTTGAAGGTCTGCAGAAGGGCAAGAAGCACGCTATCATCGCGCTGACAGAGCTGATGATGGATGCAAACGAGCTGGCTAAAGAGATCGAAGAAGCGACTGGCCGTGAAACCCGTGCAACTGTACTGGGTCACATCCAGCGTGGCGGCCGTCCGACTGCGTTCGACCGCGTACTTGCTTCCCGCATGGGTAACTACGCTGTACACCTGCTAATGGAAGGCCACGGCGGCCGCTGTGTAGGTATCCAGAAAGAAGAACTTGTACACCACGATATCATCGATGCAATTGAAAATATGCGTCGTCCGGTACGTGAAGATCTATATCAGGTTGCGGAAGAGTTGTTCTAA
- a CDS encoding 1,4-dihydroxy-2-naphthoate polyprenyltransferase: protein MNKLVSFWLDAARPKTLPLAFVSIICGSSLAHADGQFSAVTTFLALLTTMLLQFLSNLANDYGDAEKGTDNENRLGDIRGMQKGIISRSDMKKAIIANVILAIASGLALIFYSLDSLTNILIFIGLGLLAIVSAIAYTVGGKAYGYVGLGDVAVLLFYGLLGVGGSYYLQTGSINLSLLTPALGCGLLAVGVLNINNMRDIDNDRECGKYTVPVRLGEKNAKYYHQILLWTAFIAFSAYLLTQLSNTWLIIPFLISALLLRNHGKAILATDRPAQIAPMMPVMVKCAVITNILFSLVVVAQTMVR from the coding sequence ATGAATAAGTTAGTTTCCTTCTGGCTTGATGCCGCGAGACCAAAGACTCTCCCTCTGGCTTTTGTATCCATTATCTGTGGAAGCAGCCTGGCGCACGCCGATGGACAATTTTCCGCAGTCACTACATTTTTAGCCCTGCTGACAACCATGTTGCTGCAGTTTCTGTCGAACCTGGCAAACGACTATGGCGATGCAGAAAAAGGCACAGACAACGAAAACCGTCTTGGCGATATCCGTGGTATGCAAAAAGGCATCATATCCAGAAGTGATATGAAAAAAGCCATTATTGCTAACGTTATTCTGGCCATCGCTTCAGGCCTTGCCCTGATCTTCTACTCTCTCGACAGCCTGACCAATATTCTTATCTTTATCGGCCTGGGCCTGCTGGCGATTGTCAGCGCTATCGCTTATACCGTTGGCGGTAAAGCCTATGGCTATGTGGGCTTAGGCGATGTGGCAGTACTTCTGTTTTACGGCCTGCTTGGTGTGGGTGGCTCTTACTACCTGCAAACCGGCAGCATTAACCTTTCTCTGCTGACACCGGCTCTTGGCTGCGGCCTGCTGGCCGTTGGCGTACTTAATATCAACAATATGCGCGATATCGATAATGACCGCGAATGTGGTAAGTACACGGTTCCGGTAAGGCTTGGTGAAAAAAATGCCAAGTACTACCACCAAATCCTTCTATGGACTGCCTTTATCGCGTTCTCAGCCTACCTGCTGACCCAGCTCAGCAACACCTGGCTGATTATTCCGTTCCTTATTTCGGCCCTGTTATTAAGAAACCATGGCAAAGCCATACTGGCCACAGATCGCCCGGCGCAAATCGCACCTATGATGCCGGTAATGGTAAAATGCGCAGTAATTACTAACATTCTATTTTCGCTGGTGGTTGTAGCTCAAACTATGGTGAGATAA
- a CDS encoding 5-carboxymethyl-2-hydroxymuconate Delta-isomerase has product MPNLVLEYSNSVDERVNVQGLLEDLHEITLDCGLFQAEDVKSRALRCHHWLIGHTGDSEDFIHITFELLSGRTAEQKNTLADALMAKLKEQAGAVKSLSINIRDMDKETFKKVINELGG; this is encoded by the coding sequence ATGCCAAATCTTGTACTAGAATATTCAAACTCGGTGGATGAGCGCGTTAATGTGCAGGGCCTGCTGGAAGACCTGCATGAGATTACTCTGGATTGCGGCTTATTCCAGGCTGAAGATGTTAAATCCAGGGCGCTTCGCTGCCATCACTGGCTGATTGGTCATACCGGAGACAGCGAGGATTTTATCCATATTACTTTCGAGCTGTTATCCGGCAGAACGGCGGAGCAAAAAAATACTCTGGCTGATGCTCTGATGGCTAAACTGAAGGAGCAGGCCGGCGCTGTGAAAAGCCTGAGTATTAACATCCGGGATATGGACAAAGAGACTTTCAAAAAAGTGATAAATGAATTAGGTGGATAA
- the rraA gene encoding ribonuclease E activity regulator RraA: MEYNTSALCDIYLDQVDVVEPMFSNFGGSASFAGQITTVKCFEDNGLIRSILEEDGDGRVLLVDGGGSLRKALIDAELAALAEENEWEGIVIYGCVREVDDLEDMNVGIQALASIPVGAASQEIGEIDVPVNFGGVTFLPEDYLYADNTGIILSQEPLDAKLDIEEDDDDYAEDPLEEIEEEEK; encoded by the coding sequence ATGGAATACAATACTTCTGCACTATGTGATATTTACCTGGATCAGGTTGATGTTGTCGAACCTATGTTCAGTAACTTTGGTGGAAGCGCCTCTTTCGCCGGCCAAATCACCACAGTCAAATGTTTTGAGGACAATGGACTTATCCGCTCCATTCTGGAAGAAGACGGAGACGGTCGTGTTCTGTTAGTTGATGGTGGTGGCTCACTGAGAAAAGCCCTGATTGATGCAGAGCTGGCAGCACTTGCAGAAGAAAACGAGTGGGAAGGCATTGTTATTTACGGCTGCGTTCGCGAAGTCGACGACCTTGAAGATATGAACGTGGGTATTCAGGCTCTTGCTTCCATTCCTGTTGGTGCAGCTTCGCAAGAAATTGGCGAGATCGATGTACCGGTAAACTTTGGTGGTGTCACCTTCCTTCCTGAAGATTATCTCTACGCTGACAATACAGGCATTATCCTTTCTCAGGAACCATTAGATGCTAAGCTGGATATCGAAGAAGACGACGATGATTACGCGGAAGATCCGTTGGAAGAGATCGAGGAAGAAGAGAAGTAA
- a CDS encoding DUF3135 domain-containing protein, producing MNYAELDKPLPPFDELVELAEKHPDAFEQFRQDMCEEVITYASEEMQPRLRAQQSHINRVIKSCKNPHHTNVVLMRELSSQVGKFKDVLEGDIEDYESQSADVIPFPSKCSSG from the coding sequence ATGAACTATGCAGAACTGGACAAGCCACTACCGCCATTTGACGAGCTGGTAGAGCTTGCAGAAAAACACCCGGACGCTTTTGAGCAGTTCAGGCAGGACATGTGTGAAGAAGTTATCACCTACGCCTCTGAAGAGATGCAACCCAGGTTAAGAGCTCAGCAAAGTCATATCAACCGCGTAATCAAAAGCTGCAAAAACCCGCACCATACCAATGTGGTTCTGATGCGGGAGCTATCAAGTCAGGTAGGGAAATTCAAAGATGTACTTGAGGGAGATATCGAAGACTATGAGTCTCAGTCCGCGGACGTGATACCTTTCCCTTCTAAATGTTCATCGGGGTAG
- a CDS encoding response regulator: MANILLVDDDTELTSLLKEVLTFEGFNVTEANDGEAGLAAVSEEIDLILLDVMMPRMSGTDMLKKLRENWETPVLMLTAKGEESDRVIGLELGADDYLPKPFSDRELLARMKAILRRTQKHESKSSDSIQYQDIKVIPGKQEAYCSGQLIELTGTEFALLAHLIQHPGETLTKETLSLDVLGKRLAPFDRAIDMHVSNLRKKLPERSDGKPRIKTLRGRGYLLVEEG; this comes from the coding sequence ATGGCCAATATACTACTTGTCGACGACGACACAGAACTGACTTCCCTGTTAAAAGAAGTATTAACCTTTGAAGGTTTTAATGTAACCGAAGCCAATGACGGTGAAGCCGGCCTTGCCGCTGTCTCAGAAGAGATCGATCTTATTCTGCTTGACGTTATGATGCCCAGAATGAGTGGCACGGATATGCTGAAAAAACTGCGTGAAAACTGGGAAACGCCGGTTTTGATGCTTACCGCTAAGGGAGAAGAGAGCGACCGGGTTATTGGCCTGGAACTTGGCGCAGACGATTATCTGCCAAAGCCATTCAGCGATCGGGAACTGCTTGCCCGTATGAAAGCCATTCTGCGCCGGACTCAGAAGCATGAAAGTAAATCTTCTGACTCAATTCAGTATCAGGACATAAAAGTCATTCCAGGCAAACAGGAAGCCTACTGCTCAGGACAGCTTATTGAGCTAACCGGAACTGAGTTCGCCCTGCTTGCTCATCTTATACAGCATCCGGGAGAAACCCTGACAAAAGAAACGCTGAGTCTTGATGTTCTCGGCAAACGTCTTGCTCCATTTGACCGTGCTATCGATATGCATGTGTCTAACTTAAGAAAAAAACTTCCGGAAAGAAGTGACGGAAAGCCACGAATTAAAACCCTCAGAGGAAGAGGCTATCTTCTGGTTGAGGAGGGATAA